A DNA window from Castanea sativa cultivar Marrone di Chiusa Pesio chromosome 7, ASM4071231v1 contains the following coding sequences:
- the LOC142643195 gene encoding uncharacterized protein LOC142643195: MGVGVVVRDEEGRVMGAYCKKIRAPMGAVEAEAKAFEVGIQFARDMLIQDFILEGDSLILVNALNESSPPPPFPPSVVAAIVSSSLSALKDFRRVDVSHVKRSSNRPAHLLVRYAIGISDFAVWVEESPSFIDQALQQDVTLASNIQ, from the coding sequence ATGGGGGTAGGGGTGGTGGTAAGGGATGAGGAAGGGAGAGTTATGGGAGcatattgcaaaaaaataagaGCACCTATGGGAGCAGTGGAAGCCGAAGCCAAAGCTTTTGAGGTAGGCATCCAGTTTGCTAGAGATATGCTTATTCAAGACTTCATATTGGAGGGGGACTCTCTGATATTAGTTAATGCTCTTAATGAAtcttctccccccccccccttccccccctCTGTTGTTGCTGCCATTGTGTCAAGTTCCCTGTCTGCCTTAAAGGATTTTCGTAGGGTGGATGTCTCTCATGTAAAGAGGTCAAGCAATAGGCCTGCTCATTTATTAGTCAGATATGCTATTGGTATTAGTGACTTTGCTGTTTGGGTAGAGGAGAGTCCCAGCTTCATTGATCAGGCTCTTCAACAAGATGTAACTCTCGCTTCTAATATTCAATAA
- the LOC142642639 gene encoding putative pectinesterase/pectinesterase inhibitor 12, with product MASFIILELFLLLSAISLSRTWALNSSSSSTTSLQYSQSLSSIKSICKTTPYPDVCFDSLKLSIGISININPKIITYLLQTLQTAISESENLSNLFLDAGRHSNIIEKQRGTLQDCKEVHQITLSALQRSVSRIHDAPNNKQKLADARAYLSAALTNKNTCLEGLDSASGPLKPTLLNSIHDTYKHVSNSLSILSSQKGQTSRRLMDMGVPTWISRKLDSRTRILESEYDHVLTVATDRTGNFTTITDAINFAPNNSYNERTIIYVKQGVYEENVEIPDYKPNIVLIGDGADVTLITGNRSMGDGWTTFSSATLAVSGDGFLARDISIENKAGAKKYQAVALRINADLAALYRCSISGFQDTLYVHSFRQFYRECDILGTIDFIFGNAAVVFQGCNIVSRMPMPGQFTVITAQSRDTLDENTGISFQNCSILATNDLYSNSSSVKSYLGRPWRVYAQTVYLESYIDNFIDPAGWTQWNSDDDQGLDTLYYGEYDNYGPGSSTDDRVTWPGYHVMDISDAYNFTVSKFITGDEWLDSTSFPYDDGV from the exons ATGGCTTCCTTCATTATTCTGGAACTTTTTTTGCTCCTCTCTGCAATTAGCTTGTCAAGAACATGGGCTctcaactcttcttcttcttccacaaCTTCTCTGCAATATTCCCAATCTTTGTCCTCCATAAAATCTATCTGCAAAACCACACCATACCCAGATGTCTGTTTTGACTCATTGAAGCTCTCCATCGGTATCTCAATTAATATCAATCCAAAAATCATCACCTACCTCCTTCAGACACTCCAAACCGCAATATCCGAGTCTGAAAACCTTTCCAATCTGTTCTTGGATGCTGGACGCCACTCAAATATCATCGAAAAGCAAAGAGGGACCCTCCAGGACTGCAAAGAAGTCCATCAAATCACCTTATCTGCTTTACAAAGATCAGTTTCCCGAATCCATGATGCACCCAATAATAAACAGAAACTAGCCGATGCAAGAGCTTACCTTAGCGCAGCACTCACAAACAAGAACACATGCTTGGAAGGCCTGGATTCAGCTTCGGGTCCTTTGAAGCCAACTCTACTGAACTCCATACATGACACTTATAAGCACGTAAGTAATTCTCTTTCAATTCTGTCTAGCCAAAAAGGCCAAACTAGTAGGCGCCTCATGGACATGGGTGTTCCAACATGGATTTCAAGGAAATTAGACAGTCGGACTCGGATATTGGAGAGTGAATACGACCATGTCCTAACTGTGGCTACTGATAGAACTGGAAATTTCACCACTATCACTGATGCTATCAATTTTGCTCCAAACAATAGCTATAATGAGAGAACAATTATCTATGTTAAACAAGGGGTTTACGAGGAAAATGTGGAAATCCCAGATTACAAGCCCAACATTGTTCTGATCGGAGATGGAGCTGATGTTACTCTCATTACTGGTAACAGAAGTATGGGCGATGGCTGGACCACTTTCAGCTCTGCAACTCTTG CGGTATCTGGCGATGGCTTTCTCGCACGAGACATATCTATTGAGAATAAGGCTGGAGCAAAGAAATATCAAGCGGTTGCCTTGAGAATAAATGCGGACTTGGCTGCATTGTACAGGTGCTCCATTAGTGGTTTCCAGGATACGTTGTATGTTCATTCCTTTCGACAATTCTACCGAGAGTGTGACATATTGGGGACTATAGATTTCATATTTGGGAATGCTGCAGTGGTATTTCAAGGATGTAACATTGTGTCCAGGATGCCAATGCCTGGCCAATTCACGGTTATCACAGCACAGTCTCGTGACACATTGGATGAAAACACTGGAATCTCCTTTCAAAATTGTTCTATTTTGGCCACAAATGATTTATACTCTAATTCTAGTAGTGTCAAAAGCTACCTAGGAAGGCCGTGGAGAGTGTATGCTCAAACAGTCTACTTAGAGTCCTACATTGACAACTTCATTGACCCAGCTGGGTGGACACAATGGAATAGTGATGATGATCAAGGATTAGATACTTTGTATTATGGAGAATATGATAATTATGGGCCTGGCTCATCAACAGATGATAGAGTTACTTGGCCAGGGTACCACGTGATGGATATTTCTGATGCTTATAATTTTACAGTGTCAAAGTTCATTACTGGTGATGAATGGCTGGATTCCACTTCATTTCCTTACGACGATGGGGTTTAA